The DNA segment AAAAGCTTCGAAGAGAAAAAGTAAGTTTAGGAACTTTTTAGAGAGATTGCGGTGGTGAGAGCAATTAAGGAACTATACTGAAAACACATCTCTGAGCTGACAGTTGAACGTAGATTTTGCTACAAGTAAATTGATTCGGGAGTACCCGTTATAGTACTAGTGTTTAGTAGTTTTGAACACGATGAGGCAGCTTTCTGTGAAGGAGTTGCGAATAAAGGTGGAACCACGATAAGTGATATCAATCGTCCTTTGATTTTCTGATAATAGAAAATCAAAGGGCTTTTTTTGTTTTTAAGAACTGCAGCTTAAAAACAAATAAAATAAAATTAAAAGGGGCGTTATACATGAAAAAGACACTAGCAACAATGATTTTAGGATTAGGATTTACAGTACTGGTAGCCGGATGTAGTACAAATGAAGCGAGAACAGATTCATACGATCAAATAATTGAAGAAGGCAAACTTATAGTAGGGTTGGATGACACATTTGCTCCAATGGGGTTTCGTGATAGTAACGGAGAGATCGTAGGTTTTGATATAGATTTAGCAAATGAAGTTGGCGAAAGATTAGACTTAGATGTCGAATTTCAACCTATAGACTGGGCTTTAAAAGAAACAGAATTGACTAATGGAAATATTGATTTGATATGGAATGGCTATACGATTACGGATGAAAGAAAAAAACAAGTTGATTTTAGTTCACCATATTTAGAAAACAGTCAAATTATTATTGTGTTGGAAGACAGTGAGATTCAAACAAAAGAAGATTTAAGCGGAAAAGTAGTCGCTGCGCAACAATCTTCAAGTGCAGTGGATGCCATCAATGCTGATGAATCAAATATCATTGAAGAATTTGCGAACGAAGAAGTCGTCTTATATCCTTCTAATAATGATGTCTTTAATGATTTAGCTTCAGAAAGAAGTGACGCGATTGTCGTGGATGAAACACTCGGTCGCTACTATATGAACCAAAATGAAGACATTAGTTACCGTGTGTTAGAAGATAATTTTGGAGAAGAAGAATATGCTGTTGGTATGCGTAAAGAAGATGACAAGCTAACAGAAGCGATCAATCAAGCTCTAGAAGAAATGAAAGCAGATGGAACCTATGATAAGATTTATGCTAAATGGTTCGCAGAGTAAAAATATAGGAAGCATGTTCTTTTGAAAGATATGTAAAGTACTGTATAGTCTAGGGGGCAAAGAGATGAAGAGAATAAGCATGGTGATTAGTTTATGGATGTTCTCACTGCTGTTAGTAGCTTGTGGGAATACAGCTGATACAAAGACTGAAGAAGCTGAGGTGTTCTTAGGTGAACCTGGGGACACTTTGGTAGTAGGGTTGGATGATACGTTTGTACCAATGGGTTTTCGCGATAGTGAGGGGAACCTAGTGGGGCTAGACGTTGATTTAGCAACAGAAGTAGCGAAGCGACTTGATTTGAACATTGAATTTCAACCTATTGACTGGGCAATGAAAGAAACCGAGTTAACCTCTGGTAATATTGATGTGATTTGGAATGGCTATTCTATTACAGAAGAACGTAAAGAAAAAGTTGATTTCAGTATTCCTTACACTGATGGAGGACAAATATTTGTGGTTTTGGCAGACAGCCCCATAAAAACATGGGATGATCTAAAAGAAAAAACAGTAGCTGCACAACAATCTTCTAGTACAGTTGATTTATTAGCAAGTCATGAAAGTGGAATTATGGATACATTTGCAAATGGAGAAATTATTCAGTATCCGTCTTACAATGATGTCTTTAATGATTTAGACAGTAAAAGAAGCGAAGCCATCGCAGTCAGCGAAATATACGCTCGATATACAATGAAGCAAAAAGGTCTTGGGAAATACCGTATTTTAGATGAAAGTTTTGCCGAGGAAGAAACTGCAGTAGGTGTAAGAAAGACAGACACTGAGTTTTTAGAAAAGTTGAATACTACCTTAACTGACATGGAGAAAGACGGAACACTGGGTGAAATTAAAAATAAATGGATCAAAGAATAAATTAAATAAGAAAAGAGTGAATAAATAATGGATTTGATTGCTGAGATAACACCTAATTTGTTAGATGGATTAAAAACGACTTTATTACTATTTTTAATTATCGTTATTGCAACGATTCCATTAGGATTTTTGATTGCTTGTATAAGAGTTTATGCTCCAAAATGGATATCTTGGATTATACAAGTTTATATTTATATTATGAGAGGAACCCCCTTATTGTTACAATTGATGGTTGTGTTTTTCGGATTGCCTCTTGTGGGAATAACCTTTGATCGTTTTTCAGCGGCCGTGTTCACCTTCATAATCAACTATGCAGCATATTATGCAGAAATATTCCGTGGTGGTATCTTATCTATTCCAAAAGGACAATTTGAAGCCATCAGAGTATTGGGTATTGGAAAAATAAATGGATTTAGAAAAATTATTATTCCGCAAGTTATGCGTGTAGTACTGCCTTCAGTAGGAAATGAAGTGATTGCATTAGTCAAAGATACCTCTCTTATCTATATTTTAGGAATCGGCGAATTATTACGAGCAGGGCAAATTGCAGCTAATACGTATGCTTCATTAATTCCTTATGCAGCAGTTGGAGCAATCTATTTAGTAGTAACAGGATTAGTAACGCTGCTATTAAATGCTATTGAGAAGAAGTCAAATTACTAAAGGAGATGGTTGGAAATGGGATTGAAAGCAACAAACCTAACGAAGCAGTTCAATGGAATAGATGTTTTAAGAAACTTTGATTTCACCATTGAAGCTGGAGAAATTGTGACGCTTGTTGGTAAATCAGGTACAGGAAAAACAACATTAATGAGAGTACTTAATCAACTTGAAAAAGCTGATAATGGAACGGTAGCAATCGATGAGCATTATTTGTGTCGTGAAACTCCGGAAGGTAAAACAGAATACGTGTCAAAAAAAGAACGAATGACTTACAACAACCAAATAGGTATGGTATTTCAAGATTATCAATTATTTCCGAACTTAACGGTCATGAAAAATTGTATTGAAGCACCGCTAGATCAGAAGTTGATGACAAAAGAGCAAGCAGTCGAAAAAGCCGAGCAACTTTTGACACAAATGGGGATTTTAGATAAAAAGGATGTTTATCCAAGTACATTATCAGGTGGACAACAACAACGTGCAGCCATTGCTCGGTCTATGATGCTCAATCCTAAAATTCTTTGTTTTGATGAACCAACTTCTGCCCTAGATCGAGATTCTTCAAACGAAGTCGGCAAGATGATTCAATCGATAGCTTTATCCGGTACAGGAATCCTAATCGTCACTCATGATATTGAGTTTGCTGAACTGTTTGGGACAAGAGTAGTGTCTTCAGATGAATTTTTAAAATAAAAAAGGAAAGTTAAAGCACAGTTGTTTTAGTATTTTCTTGTTTAGACAAGTATTTATTGACGCAGGCAATACAATTTGGTATGATGTTAATGTTGTAAATGTGTAGCACCACAACTACAACCGCACTGGAATGAGTTTAAGTCCATAACGGCACTCATGATGGCGAGTCTAAGTCTAATAAGGAGGTGCGAAAGAATGTACGCAATTATCAAAACAGGTGGAAAACAAATTAAAGTTGAGGTTGGCCAAGAAATCTACATTGAAAAATTGAATGTTGAAGCTGGTGAAACTGTAGTCTTTGAAGAAGTTGTCTTAATTGGTGGAGAAGAAACAAAAGTTGGAGCTCCAACTATTGTAGGAGCTACTGTTGAAGGTACTGTTGAAAAACATGGTCTTCAAAAGAAAGTTACGACTTTTATCTACAAACCTAAAAAACATAGTCACCGTAAACAAGGTCATCGTCAACCATATACAAAAGTTATTATCAACGCAATCAACGCATAAGAAAGTGGTGTTCCAATATGATTCAAGCATTCTTTAAACGTAATAACAAAGAAGACATCGTTTCCTTTGAAGTTACAGGACATGCAGAGTCTGGACCCTACGGCAGCGATATCGTGTGTGCAGCTGTTTCAGCATTAGTTATAGGAACAACAAATAGCATTTCTGCTTTATCAGGCGTTTCTCCATTAGTAGAAACAAATGAAGAGGTAGAAGGCGGCTATTTATATGTTGAACTTCTAAGCGAATTAACTGAAGAACAGTCGAAAATTTCACAAATTCTTCTCGAGAGTCTACTTCTTTCCTTAACGGGAATTGTTGAAGAGTATCCAGAATATGTCAAACTTGCACAGTAAAAAAATTATAATAGGAGGTGCAACTCATATGTTAAAAATGAATTTACAATTCTTCGCCCATAAAAAAGGTGGCGGTTCTACAACTAACGGACGCGACTCAAACTCTAAACGTTTAGGCGCTAAACGTGCAGATGGACAAGCTGTTTCAGGTGGTTCAATTTTATACCGTCAACGCGGAACTAAAATTTATCCAGGTGTTAACGTTGGAATCGGTGGAGACGATACTTTGTTTGCTAAATGTGACGGAGTTGTTCGTTTCGAACGCAAAGGCCGCGACAAAAAACAAGTTTCTGTTTATCCAGTAGCTCAATAATTTAAAACAAAAAAAGCTCTTCTACTCTTAGAAGAGCTTTTTTTACTGCCATGGTAACACATGCTTTCTTAAATTAACTAAGGTTAAGGAAGTATGTGTACTTTTGAAAATAAGTTAAGCTCATACTTGAAACCTTACAATATATTCGTTAAAATGGAAAAGTAGTGCTTTTTTATAGATGACTCATTTCATTTCTTACATGACTGGTACAATGGTACTGTAAGAAAAATAGAAAGAGGTTGAAGTTATTGTCTCAAAAAGAAATCGAACAGTTATTTAATAAATTGGATAGTTCTGTCCAACTCTTGCAAAAGGAATTAGATATTTCTTATTTAGAGGCTCTTTCAGAAACGGGAGAGAATATTTTAGCTAATAGAATTCCTCATCAAGTTGATGGTCTTCCTTCAGATGAAACGGTTGGAAAATTGATGAAACTTTACAAAGAGGTTTCAATAGACAGTATGGAACCAGAAGATATTCGAAAAGCCATTCAATTAGCTCTTTTGAAAGCTTCAAAAACAGATGCTTTACAACCAAATCATCAAATGACACCAGATGCTATTGGCTTTATCTTAAACTATTTAATTGAAAAGTTAATTAGTGGAAAAGAGCAGGCAATACGTTTGCTTGATCCTGCTGTAGGGATGGGAAATCTATTATCAACTGTTTATAATGGATTAGTTTCAAAGGATATTTTGGTAGAGGCAGAAGGAATCGATAATGATGATTTGCTTCTAACTCTTGCATCAGTCAATACAACCCTGCAAAGGCAAAACGTCACCTTGACACATCAAGACGCGCTGCAAGATCTTTTAATGGATCCTGTGGACGTTGTAGTGAGCGACTTACCGGTCGGCTACTACCCTTTGGATGAAAAAGCCAGTAAATACAAAACGGCAGCAAAAGAAGGTCACTCTTATGCGCATCATCTATTTATTGAACAAAGCTTGCATTACCTAAAAGATGGTGGATTTGGACTATTTTTAGTTCCAGCTCAATTATTTGAAACGGATGAGGCCCCAGGATTACTGAAAATGATTCAAGAAGAAGCGTTCTTACAAGGAATGTTAAATCTGCCGAATGAGTTATTTAAAACCAAAAACTCACGGAAATCAATTCTTTTGATCCAAAAGAAGGGGAGCAATGCCAAACAAGCTAAACAAGTTTTGTTAGCACAAATTCCAGATTTTAAAAATCAAAAAGCCATGCTTCAATTTATGCAAGAAGTGGATAGCTGGAAAAAAGAAAATATTTAAAAAATTTGAATTAGGAGATGGAAAAAATATGACAAAAACAATTGCAATTAACGCAGGTAGTTCAAGTTTAAAATTTACCTTATATGAAATGCCAGCTGAGACAGAAATCGCTTCAGGAATTATCGAAAGAATTGGTTTGAATAATTCAATTTTCACTACAAAATATGCTGGTGAAAAATACAAAGTGGTTGAAGATATAAGTAATCATGAAATCGCTATTCAAATGGTATTAGATAAATTAATTGAACTAAAAGTTATTGCAAACTACGAAGAAATTACTGGTGTAGGTCACCGTGTAGTAGCTGGTGGAGAAATATTTAAAGATTCAGCATTAATTACGGATGAAGTATTAGCGCAAATTGAAGGACTGGCTGAATTTGCTCCTTTACACAACCCAGCAAATGCTACAGGAATCAAAGCATTCAAGAAGTTATTACCAGAAATTACTAGTGTAGCTGTATTTGACACATCTTTCCATACTACAATGCCTAAAGAAAACTATTTATACAGTCTTCCAATGGAATACTATACAGACTTTGCAGCGCGTAAATATGGTGCTCATGGTACTTCACATAAATATGTTTCTGAACGCGCAGCAGAAATGTTAGGCAAACCACTTGAAGAAACAAAAATTATTACGTGTCATTTAGGTAACGGCGGATCTATCACAGCTGTAAAAGGCGGAAAATCAATTGATACTTCAATGGGATTCACTCCTTTAGCGGGTATTACAATGGGTACACGTACTGGTGATATCGATGCATCTTTATTACCATTCCTAATGAATAAATTAAATATTACGGATATCAATGACATGATTTATATTTTAAATAATAAATCTGGTTTACTAGGCCTTTCACATGTTTCAAGCGACATGCGTGATGTTGAAGATGAAGCAGAAAAAGGAAATGAAGATGCTCAAACAGCGTTAGATATTTTCTATAACCGTGTTCAAAAATACATTGGTCAATATTTTGCAATCTTAAATGGTGCGGATGCAATTGTCTTCACTGCTGGGATTGGCGAAAATTCTCCTGAAACACGTCAAATTATTATTGATGGCATGAACTGGTTTGGCGCTGAAATTGATGCTGAAGCAAACAATGTCCGTGGAAAAGAACGCATTATCTCTACTCCAGAATCAAAAGTTAAAGTACTATTGATTCCTACAGATGAAGAAATCATGATTGCTCGTGATGTTGAAAGATTACGTGCTTAAATATTAATACAAAAAAAACAACCAAATTAATTATTTGGTTGTTTTTTTGTATTATTTTAGGTAAACGTTAATTTTTTTTATTCTCTAAATCGGTACGAACAATCAGCACGTCACAATTCGCATGACGGATAACATATTCTGAAACGGAGCCTATAAAGATACGTTCTACAGCGTTTAATCCTGTTGCGCCTAATAGAATAAGATCAATTTTTTGATCTTCAGGAATTTGTTTTGCAATCAAAACTTTTGGAGATCCGTATTCAATAGAGTAAGTGATGTCTTGAACACGGTGGTTTTTTGCATAACGTACATATTCTTCTAATGTATTCTTGGCTTGTTCACTTGCTTTATCAGCCATGGCTCCATCAAAAGTAGAAATACTTTGAAATGCTCGGGTGTCAATAACATGTGCAAGAACTAACGTAGCAGAATTTCGTACAGCAACTTGTACAGCTTTCTTAAAAGCAATTTCAGCTTCTGCTGAACCGTCCACAGCCACTAAGATTCGATTATATTGTTGTAACATATAAAACCACTCCATTCCTCATGATAAACGATATACAATATTCCTTCTTAGGCTCATTGTACCTTAAATGTATCCATTTTCATAGAAATAAGAAATAGGAGTTCTTTTAAAATGGTTAATGAAAACTCATATCCGCTTATTTAAGCTCATAATAAAAAAAAGCATACTAATCATAACAAAGAGTAAAACGGCAAAAGCCAGCCAAACGGGATGAAAAAAAACAAGTAGAAGAGAGCTAAGTCCACCAATAAAAAAGAGAACACCATAGAATTTAAAAAAAGGTGCTGTTTCTGAGGGGCTAGTTTTATCCGTACGAGTTAATAGAATAGAGGCTTTTCCAGTGTAAAAAAAGAATGCTGCATAAAGAAGTAACGCTGAAAAAATAAAAAACAATATCGGTAATAGCATGATAAGACCTTCTTTCAATAGGTAATTACAAAATAAGAATAACATAATAAATTAAATTAAGGGTAAATTTACTTCAGTAACAAAGAAAAAAGCCATTCAATTAAGAATGACTTTAAAAGTTTTAAACTTTAAATGAGAAATCCGATGATGCCGTTGATATGCTCAGTTAGTATTGAACCCGCAAGAAGCAGGTGGGCTCCGCCGTCAACCTTCTAACTACCAAGTGAAAAGGCTTGTTATCCGATTGAATCAGGTTGGATCCCAAGGTAATATTAATTGTTCGGTCAACACATGTTGAGCAAGACGAGCATCTCAGAAATCTTATCCTTATAGTAGCATAAGCATGTGGTATTGTCAATTATTTACCTGTGCACATGCTGTTGAAAGATTGCTTTAACAGCAAAGAAAGCGGTTAATGTACGTTCTTGTTTCCTTTTTTTAAATTGATTGAATCATACTGCTTTGCCAAAGTATCTTCATATTTTCCTGTGTGATTTGGTGTATAGTAAGAAGCATTTTTTAGTTTGTCAGGTAAGTATTGCTGATTTACCCAAGCGCCAGGATAACTATGCGGATAGAGATAATCTACACCGCGACCAAGTTCTTTTGCTCCACTATAATGGGAATCTTTTAAATGATCAGGTACATCTCCACTTTTTCCAGCCCTTACATCTTGGAGGGCTGCATCAATCGCTGCGTAAGACGAATTTGATTTTGGAGAGAGACATAAATCAACTACTACATTAGCTAAAGGTATTCGAGCTTCCGGAAAGCCCAATTTTTCAGATGCTTGAATAGCGGTAACAGTCCTAGAAGCTGCAGAAGGGTTAGCTAATCCGATATCTTCATAAGCAATAACCATTAACCGCCTTGAGATAATAGGTAAATCGCCAGCTTCAATCAGTCTAGCAAGATAATGTAAAGCAGCATTTACATCGCTTCCACGAATGGATTTTTGTAAAGCTGAGATGACATCATAATGAGCATCGCCATCTTTATCATGTGTTAAAGCTTTTCTTTGAACACACTCTTCAGCAATCTCTAAAGTAATATTGATCATTCCTTGTTCATCTGGAGCTGTTGATTTAATAGCGAGCTCTAAACCATTCAAAGAACTTCTTAAATCTCCGCTTGTGGCTCTAGAAAAGTGGAGTAAGGCCTGATCTGTAATGGCTATTTTTTCTTTGCCAAAGCCTTTTTCTGAATCATTTACAGCGTTCCACATAGCTTGTTGTATATCTTCATTAGAAAGTGTTTTGAGTTCAAAAATTTGAGATCTGCTTCGGATGGCAGGATTTATTGTAATATATGGATTTTCGGTTGTTGCTCCAATTAAGATAATACGTCCATTTTCCAAATGCGGCAGCAAAAAATCTTGCTTAGGTTTATCCAAACGATGGATCTCATCTAAAAGTAAAATCACAGTGCCGCTCATTTTTGCTTCTTCTACAACAATTTGGAGATCTTTTTTTGTGTCACTAGCAGCGTTTAAAATGCGGAACGCATATTTTGTTGTCCCAGCAATCGCACTAGCGATACTGGTCTTTCCAATCCCAGGAGGGCCGTATAAAATCATCGAAGAAAGCATTTTAGCTTCTACCATGCGTCGAATGATTTTTCCTTTTCCTACTAAGTGTTGCTGTCCAACAATATTATCAATATGAGTAGGCCTCATCCGATAAGCTAAAGGTTGATTCATAAAGCGTATCCTCCTATCAACATTATTATCTTTAGTATACCATTCTACCAAAATGGATTCTACAGTAAAGAACGTTTGTTTGATTTTCGAAATTAGCTTACTTTTATAAAGCAAATCGAATTTTTGGTTTGGCTTTTCTATGATTATTTGCGATAATGTGTAAGAAGTCATTTTTTATGAGTAGATTCGATTAATCAAAGGGACTATAAAAGTGATAAAGAAAGGAATTTTTCAATGGATGAAAAACACGAGTCCGATTTTTTAAACAGGTTATTAAAAGCGAAAAATAAACGTCAGCGTATTTTTTTGAAAAAAACAGCAAATGTCGTTTTTAACTCTGTTTTAGGAATGGCAATAAAAGAAAAAGAATCATTGCAACCAAATCAATTTACACCATCTAAACGAACGACAAAAACAACCCGTTTAAATGAGAAAGAACTTCTTCAACAGACAAAGAACGAAGCAGAGGAAATTTTGGCCGAGACTTTTCATCAATCAGAAAAAATGTATCAAGAAGTTCAACAAGACATAGCGGCCGCTAAAGAAGAAATTAAATTAAAAAAGAAGCAATCAATTGAACAGTATGATAAAGAAAAAGTAGAAGCAGATAAAATTACTCGAAAAGCTGAACTGCATGCCAAAAAAATACTTGCTTCAGCTCATTTTAAATCTGAACAATTAGAAGAGGAAATTTCATTGAAAAAGGCAGTTTATCATCAGGAAATAGATAGAGAATTAGAAAAATTAGTTAAAGAAAAAGAATGGTTTGAACAGTATCAAGAACAAGTACAAGAATCCATGGATAGAAAAGAAAAAGTTCTTTTTTACGAAACTCGAAAAAAAATAGAACAAGAACACTTAGAAAAAGCTGCATTGCAAAATAAAGTGGATTATTTAAAAGCATTGAATGCGAAAAGAAAAATTAATTCTTATCGTATTGGACTAATGATTTTTGGCTGTACAGTTGTAATGAGTGTGCTTTTAGCTGGTCTTAGGTACTCAACACCTTTGTTTACGTTTATTATTACTTGCTTAGCTTTTGTTATTGCTTGTTTAGCATTTGTAGTGGTTTATATTAATTTAGTAGATGGAAAAAATGAAAAGAAAATAAAGGGAATTGGTTTTCAAAATGCTTCATTAATTGAAAAAAATAAAGAGTTAATCGATACAATAGAAGATCTCGAAAAGGATATCAAGCAATTGATTGATGAAAAAATCCAGCTTGAGAGGACCAAACGACAATCGCAAGATAATATTGAATTTTTAAAAATTATGCAAGCTGATTTGAAACAATCTGAAATTAACAGAAGGATCTTAGAGTCAGAGAATGCGGCATTGAGAAAGCATTTAATTAGTGAGGAAGCAATTGAATAAAAAGTTCTGATCATCTTAAGACCTTATTTATATCAGGAGGAGAACTGAAGTATGACTAAGTTATCACCATTTGAGCAAGTCAAAGAATTTCACGAAGTATTCGATAAACCAGTAAAAAAAGAGCCACAAGCTTTAACTCCTGAAGAAGCTGTTAC comes from the Carnobacterium sp. 17-4 genome and includes:
- a CDS encoding amino acid ABC transporter substrate-binding protein, with translation MKRISMVISLWMFSLLLVACGNTADTKTEEAEVFLGEPGDTLVVGLDDTFVPMGFRDSEGNLVGLDVDLATEVAKRLDLNIEFQPIDWAMKETELTSGNIDVIWNGYSITEERKEKVDFSIPYTDGGQIFVVLADSPIKTWDDLKEKTVAAQQSSSTVDLLASHESGIMDTFANGEIIQYPSYNDVFNDLDSKRSEAIAVSEIYARYTMKQKGLGKYRILDESFAEEETAVGVRKTDTEFLEKLNTTLTDMEKDGTLGEIKNKWIKE
- the rplU gene encoding 50S ribosomal protein L21 — its product is MYAIIKTGGKQIKVEVGQEIYIEKLNVEAGETVVFEEVVLIGGEETKVGAPTIVGATVEGTVEKHGLQKKVTTFIYKPKKHSHRKQGHRQPYTKVIINAINA
- a CDS encoding ribosomal-processing cysteine protease Prp is translated as MIQAFFKRNNKEDIVSFEVTGHAESGPYGSDIVCAAVSALVIGTTNSISALSGVSPLVETNEEVEGGYLYVELLSELTEEQSKISQILLESLLLSLTGIVEEYPEYVKLAQ
- a CDS encoding class I SAM-dependent methyltransferase, with the translated sequence MSQKEIEQLFNKLDSSVQLLQKELDISYLEALSETGENILANRIPHQVDGLPSDETVGKLMKLYKEVSIDSMEPEDIRKAIQLALLKASKTDALQPNHQMTPDAIGFILNYLIEKLISGKEQAIRLLDPAVGMGNLLSTVYNGLVSKDILVEAEGIDNDDLLLTLASVNTTLQRQNVTLTHQDALQDLLMDPVDVVVSDLPVGYYPLDEKASKYKTAAKEGHSYAHHLFIEQSLHYLKDGGFGLFLVPAQLFETDEAPGLLKMIQEEAFLQGMLNLPNELFKTKNSRKSILLIQKKGSNAKQAKQVLLAQIPDFKNQKAMLQFMQEVDSWKKENI
- a CDS encoding amino acid ABC transporter permease; the protein is MDLIAEITPNLLDGLKTTLLLFLIIVIATIPLGFLIACIRVYAPKWISWIIQVYIYIMRGTPLLLQLMVVFFGLPLVGITFDRFSAAVFTFIINYAAYYAEIFRGGILSIPKGQFEAIRVLGIGKINGFRKIIIPQVMRVVLPSVGNEVIALVKDTSLIYILGIGELLRAGQIAANTYASLIPYAAVGAIYLVVTGLVTLLLNAIEKKSNY
- a CDS encoding replication-associated recombination protein A, which translates into the protein MNQPLAYRMRPTHIDNIVGQQHLVGKGKIIRRMVEAKMLSSMILYGPPGIGKTSIASAIAGTTKYAFRILNAASDTKKDLQIVVEEAKMSGTVILLLDEIHRLDKPKQDFLLPHLENGRIILIGATTENPYITINPAIRSRSQIFELKTLSNEDIQQAMWNAVNDSEKGFGKEKIAITDQALLHFSRATSGDLRSSLNGLELAIKSTAPDEQGMINITLEIAEECVQRKALTHDKDGDAHYDVISALQKSIRGSDVNAALHYLARLIEAGDLPIISRRLMVIAYEDIGLANPSAASRTVTAIQASEKLGFPEARIPLANVVVDLCLSPKSNSSYAAIDAALQDVRAGKSGDVPDHLKDSHYSGAKELGRGVDYLYPHSYPGAWVNQQYLPDKLKNASYYTPNHTGKYEDTLAKQYDSINLKKGNKNVH
- the rpmA gene encoding 50S ribosomal protein L27: MLKMNLQFFAHKKGGGSTTNGRDSNSKRLGAKRADGQAVSGGSILYRQRGTKIYPGVNVGIGGDDTLFAKCDGVVRFERKGRDKKQVSVYPVAQ
- a CDS encoding universal stress protein; the protein is MLQQYNRILVAVDGSAEAEIAFKKAVQVAVRNSATLVLAHVIDTRAFQSISTFDGAMADKASEQAKNTLEEYVRYAKNHRVQDITYSIEYGSPKVLIAKQIPEDQKIDLILLGATGLNAVERIFIGSVSEYVIRHANCDVLIVRTDLENKKN
- a CDS encoding acetate/propionate family kinase → MTKTIAINAGSSSLKFTLYEMPAETEIASGIIERIGLNNSIFTTKYAGEKYKVVEDISNHEIAIQMVLDKLIELKVIANYEEITGVGHRVVAGGEIFKDSALITDEVLAQIEGLAEFAPLHNPANATGIKAFKKLLPEITSVAVFDTSFHTTMPKENYLYSLPMEYYTDFAARKYGAHGTSHKYVSERAAEMLGKPLEETKIITCHLGNGGSITAVKGGKSIDTSMGFTPLAGITMGTRTGDIDASLLPFLMNKLNITDINDMIYILNNKSGLLGLSHVSSDMRDVEDEAEKGNEDAQTALDIFYNRVQKYIGQYFAILNGADAIVFTAGIGENSPETRQIIIDGMNWFGAEIDAEANNVRGKERIISTPESKVKVLLIPTDEEIMIARDVERLRA
- a CDS encoding amino acid ABC transporter substrate-binding protein, with protein sequence MKKTLATMILGLGFTVLVAGCSTNEARTDSYDQIIEEGKLIVGLDDTFAPMGFRDSNGEIVGFDIDLANEVGERLDLDVEFQPIDWALKETELTNGNIDLIWNGYTITDERKKQVDFSSPYLENSQIIIVLEDSEIQTKEDLSGKVVAAQQSSSAVDAINADESNIIEEFANEEVVLYPSNNDVFNDLASERSDAIVVDETLGRYYMNQNEDISYRVLEDNFGEEEYAVGMRKEDDKLTEAINQALEEMKADGTYDKIYAKWFAE
- a CDS encoding amino acid ABC transporter ATP-binding protein; this encodes MGLKATNLTKQFNGIDVLRNFDFTIEAGEIVTLVGKSGTGKTTLMRVLNQLEKADNGTVAIDEHYLCRETPEGKTEYVSKKERMTYNNQIGMVFQDYQLFPNLTVMKNCIEAPLDQKLMTKEQAVEKAEQLLTQMGILDKKDVYPSTLSGGQQQRAAIARSMMLNPKILCFDEPTSALDRDSSNEVGKMIQSIALSGTGILIVTHDIEFAELFGTRVVSSDEFLK